In the Arachis ipaensis cultivar K30076 chromosome B10, Araip1.1, whole genome shotgun sequence genome, one interval contains:
- the LOC107622985 gene encoding superoxide dismutase [Cu-Zn] 2 isoform X2: MHRVLKLLPNHYNTQRLKQENISGSEREREMETGKGTVKAVALIVGDNNVKGSIHFLHQSNGTTHVSGRITGLSPGLHGFHIHALGDTTNGCNSTGPHFNPLNKHHGAPADHHRHAGDLGVAEISITDSQIPLSGVHSILGRAVVVHADPDDLGRGGHELSKTTGNAGARVGCGIIGLQSSV; the protein is encoded by the exons ATGCATCgtgttctgaaacttctgccgaATCACTACAATACACAA AGAttgaaacaagaaaacatcagtggcagtgagagagagagagagatggaaaCTGGAAAGGGAACCGTCAAAGCTGTGGCTCTCATCGTCGGAGATAACAACGTCAAGGGTTCTATTCACTTCCTTCACCAATCcaatg GTACTACTCATGTTTCAGGAAGGATAACAGGACTCTCACCGGGGCTTCACGGCTTCCATATCCATGCTCTTGGTGACACTACCAATGGCTGCAATTCCACCGGTCCTCACTTCAATCCTCTTAACAAACACCATGGAGCTCCTGCCGATCATCACCGTCATGCTGGTGATTTGG GGGTTGCTGAGATTTCTATCACAGATTCACAG ATTCCGTTAAGTGGAGTGCATTCTATACTCGGCAGGGCGGTTGTTGTGCATGCTGATCCTGATGACCTTGGAAGGG GTGGTCATGAACTCAGCAAAACTACTGGGAATGCAGGTGCAAGAGTAGGATGCG GTATCATTGGCCTTCAGTCATCTGTTTAA
- the LOC107622984 gene encoding eukaryotic translation initiation factor NCBP → MDFTAEKKELESNNNNTNSDTAQRTLDSSSEVEERHARDLKAGLHPLKHKFVFWYTRRTPGVRNQTSYEDNIKKIVDFSTVEGFWVCYCHLARPSSLPSPTDLHLFKEGIRPLWEDSANCNGGKWIIRFKKAVSGRFWENLVLALVGDQLDYGDQICGAVLSIRFNEDILSVWNRNASDNQAVMALRDSIKRHLKLPHGYIMEYKPHDASLKDNSSYRNTWLRG, encoded by the exons ATGGATTTCACAGCGGAGAAGAAGGAATTGgagagcaacaacaacaacactaaCTCTGACACTGCTCAGCGAACCCTAGATTCTTCTTCCGAAGTCGAGGAGCGCCATGCTCGTGATCTTAAAGCTGGTCTTCACCCTCTAAAG CACAAATTTGTATTTTGGTACACACGGCGAACACCAGGAGTTCGAAATCAAACATCATATGAGGATAACATTAAGAAGATTGTTGATTTCAGTACT GTTGAAGGATTTTGGGTTTGCTATTGCCATCTTGCTCGACCTTCTTCTTTGCCTAGTCCAACAGATTTGCATCTTTTTAAGGAAGGAATCCGACCCCTTTGGGAG GACTCTGCTAACTGCAATGGTGGTAAATGGATTATACGGTTCAAAAAAGCTGTCTCGGGTCGTTTTTGGGAGAACCTG GTTCTTGCCTTAGTAGGTGACCAATTGGATTATGGAGATCAGATATGTGGTGCAGTACTTAGCATTCGTTTTAATGAAGATATACTTAGCGTCTGGAATCGCAACGCTTCTGACAATCAG GCTGTAATGGCTCTCAGAGATTCCATTAAGCGCCATTTAAAGCTTCCTCATGGCTATATTATGGAGTACAAGCCCCATGATGCCTCCCTAAAGGACAATTCATCTTACAGGAACACTTGGTTGAGAGGCTAG
- the LOC107622985 gene encoding superoxide dismutase [Cu-Zn] 2 isoform X1 has protein sequence MHRVLKLLPNHYNTQRLKQENISGSEREREMETGKGTVKAVALIVGDNNVKGSIHFLHQSNGTTHVSGRITGLSPGLHGFHIHALGDTTNGCNSTGPHFNPLNKHHGAPADHHRHAGDLGNILAGPDGVAEISITDSQIPLSGVHSILGRAVVVHADPDDLGRGGHELSKTTGNAGARVGCGIIGLQSSV, from the exons ATGCATCgtgttctgaaacttctgccgaATCACTACAATACACAA AGAttgaaacaagaaaacatcagtggcagtgagagagagagagagatggaaaCTGGAAAGGGAACCGTCAAAGCTGTGGCTCTCATCGTCGGAGATAACAACGTCAAGGGTTCTATTCACTTCCTTCACCAATCcaatg GTACTACTCATGTTTCAGGAAGGATAACAGGACTCTCACCGGGGCTTCACGGCTTCCATATCCATGCTCTTGGTGACACTACCAATGGCTGCAATTCCACCGGTCCTCACTTCAATCCTCTTAACAAACACCATGGAGCTCCTGCCGATCATCACCGTCATGCTGGTGATTTGGGTAACATTCTTGCAGGCCCTGATG GGGTTGCTGAGATTTCTATCACAGATTCACAG ATTCCGTTAAGTGGAGTGCATTCTATACTCGGCAGGGCGGTTGTTGTGCATGCTGATCCTGATGACCTTGGAAGGG GTGGTCATGAACTCAGCAAAACTACTGGGAATGCAGGTGCAAGAGTAGGATGCG GTATCATTGGCCTTCAGTCATCTGTTTAA